From Candidatus Aegiribacteria sp.:
AATAGACAAACGAATAACCATGCCTCGGTTTCAGACTTTCTAACACTGCAAGAAAATCGCCGTGCTGTAAGTAGAAGGTTATTAATACTAGTACTGAACCTATGACTGCTGATTGCCACAGATTCGTGCTAGTAATGCCGATGCTTCTGAGAGATTCACCATCTCTGATGATGAAGATCCCCACAGATAACAGCATTAATATCAAAGGTAGAAACTGTTTAACTAGGTCACCGAGGTTCGTGTATCCCATTTCCAATCCGGGTGCTTCTGCCTGAAGTGATCGCATACCCATCGTCACAATAGCGAAAAGAAGCATAGAAAAGGTGACTGCAATCGTGGCATGAAGAGAACTCCTCTTTGGCTTGGCAATTCCAGGATCAAGTGGCTTACAGCGAAGAAGCCGCGACAAACCCCATACAACACCTCCGATTACGGAAAATGCAATAATCTGAATTACAAAATTATTCATTCCTCAAACCAATCTTTTCTGACCGAACGTTTGCATAACCAGCACAGATATTACTATGGCTCAATACTTTGCATTTGTAGCTGGTTCATGCATTTGTTGGCGGAACTATTTCCGCCCTGTTATCATAATGTTTTCTACGAATAGTACTTACCGGTCTTTTACTGGCACGATATTTTCCGCGTGTTTTTTATTTTTTACGGCGGCGGCTTTTTTTGTTCTATGGGCCCGTTTTCCGTTTGTTCTTTTGTGCTCAAGCCGGCGCCGTTTTTTATCTCGTCAACAATCAGCGTAACCAGCACCTTCACCCTTGCTCTAGTACCATAGCAGGTGACTGGTTCACGCTGTGGTTATGTACTTAATTATCGTTCTCCCTAAACGTCTCATATAGTTGCAACTCATCAAACCAAAGCCATACTTTACTAAGATCAGTGAATCTTTCTATATTATTGTCTTCGATAAATTTCGCTTCAATATATTGGTTGAGAAATGCTTCACATGTTCTCCGAGGATGTTTTGAAATCCAAGAATTGAAGAAGTCATCCCGTACGCTATAATGGTGAGAGTGAATTAGAAACGACCATGTCTCCTTTAGCTCTTCCTCTTTTTTAACATCAATTATTTCTATCTGCTCAATGGTGCGTAGATTGGGATTTCCCCAGGCACCCTTTAACAGATCAACTGCGCTAACATCTGACGAGGGAGCACCATAACCAAAGATAGTAACTAGAGGAGCCTTTTCTAGTGCTTCGGAAAGAACACTCCATTGCCTTGAAATAAAATCATTTAGGTGGTAGTTCTTATTTTCAATAGGATAGAGTAGCGGGATTGCATAAAGCTTTCCTCCACAGTTGGCGCAAGCCGAACCAACGTGGCCCATTGAATGACCGTTCTCGCAATACCCAACTCCAACATTTCCGTGGAGGAATAACACTTTTGGCATTTTAAATCTGCGTCCATTCCTTGTTATCGCCTGCACAAGAAAAGGATCCCAATTAAATGTAGCGATGACGTCCTTCTCTCTTAAAGATAGGACTAAATAATCATAGATTGTTGCTTGTTCTGGAAGGGATAATTCCTTGAAATAGGAGTAGATTGAGTTCTCTAATTCTTTGACAATTTCAATTGCTTTTGGATCACTGGATAATCTTGAATAGATTTCCTCAAAATTGAATGAAGAATTAAGGGATTCTATCGGTTTAATCAAATCTTGAAGGGAAAGGGTGGAAATCAGATTGTTCATCAAAGGTAGTTTCCTACCATTTTTATCCCCATTTGGGAGTGAAGCATAACTTGCACCAGCCCCTAAGATGACAACATGGGGTTTTCCGCAGAACACCTTTTCTATTTCCTCGTGTCTCGTTACTCGCATTCCATTTCCATTTTTTACATAACGCTCAGAATAACCAGTGCATGGATTCTGTTCTATATAACCCATACCCTTGCATCTGGTTAATTCAGTTGATACTCATTGAGGCCTCCCCCTCGGCATGCCATCTTGGTATGCTGGTGGTGGAAACCTTAACCTAAAAGGAGGAGACCCAATGAGATTCTATACTACCACACACCAATATTACTGCGGCATCGACCTACACGCCAGGGTGATGTATCTCTGCATCATCAGTTCCGATGGTGAGATCGTTCTTCACCGGAACATGAAAGCTGATCCGGAATCACTTCTCAAAGCCATCGAACCTTACAGACCGGATATCATAGTCGGGGTAGAATGCATCTTCACCTGGTACTGGATTGCAGATGTATGTGCCGAGGAAGGAATACCTTTCACTCTTGGCCATGCTCTCTACATGAAGGCAATTCATGGGGGCAAGGCAAAGAATGACCGGATAGATTCGGGAAAGATAGCTGCTATGCTCAAAGGCGGAATGTTCCCCATGGCCTATGTCTATCCTGCGAAGATGAGGGCAACGAGAGATCTTCTGAGAAGAAGGAACTACCTTGTTCGGAAGAGAGCTGATCTTATCGCTCATGTTCAGAACACGAACAGCCAGTACAACCAACCTGCGTTCGGTATTTCCAATATCACGCACAAATGTCGCCGAGAAGAGATTCTGGGTCACTTCACAGATCCGGATGTTTACATGAGCATGAGGGTCAATTTTGATCTGATTGATCAGTTTGCCGTTCAGATCAGGGCAATGGAAAAGCATGTTCTTGACAATGCAAAGAACCATGATCCACAGTCGTTGTACCTGTTGCGAACCATATATGGAATCGGGAAGGTCTTATCACTGACGATTCTCTACGAGATAGGAGACATTGACCGCTTCCCGAGAGTACAGGACTTTGCATCCTACAGCAGGCTGGTAAAGTGTGCCAGAGAATCCGCCGGGAAACGATATGGCACTTCCGGAAGCAAGATCGGGAATGTTCATCTCAAATGGGCGTTCTCTGAAGCCTCTGTAATGTTCCTGAAAGGAAATCCGGAAGGGATGAAATACAAGAAAAGGCTGGAGAGAAAACATGGCAAAGCCAAGTCTCTCTCCATCCTCGCTCATAAGCTTGGAAGAGCAACTTATTACATGCTTAAGCGTGAGAAGGCATTCGATATGAATAAGTTCCTCAGGGCGTAAGAAGGGAGGGAGCGGCCAAGCCAAACGTCTAACTGTGACCGAAAGGAAGAAGCTGGATGAGTCCCCTCGCAGAGAAACTTCGAGAGAATCTGGCAAGGGCATGTGCCTTGACCAGGATGAAGGTACCTCAGCACATTCCAGGTAAACATTTTTGGTTGATTGGATGGTCGTTCCGCTCCTGCAGATATGAAAGGTATTCAGTGAAGTGTTCTGCTCCTCCCCCGAACCCGGAGCTAACTGGTGAATGTTGCGGCATTCAGCCCGACGTTTTGAATGGGACGGCATGAGGGAACGTATGTGTTTCTAGGACGAGAAGGAAAAATCCTTCCCGGCTCATTCAGGATGAGCCGCAGATCCTCGATAAGTGTTTGGTGCAGAACCTGATTATTGAAACTAAGACAGAATGCGAAGGCTGAATACAAGACGAAGATTGAAACAGTTAGCACATGCTGTCAGTAACGAACTTTACCCCTTGACAGGGGGTGGCCTCATAAGTGTTCGGTGTTTTATTGCTTTTACTTTGTTCCAGTTTACCTGAGAATGATAGTGTCTAATTCCTACAATAACAAGGGTTTGCTGGAGTGTAATAAGGATACCGGACCCGGCCCGATTCCGTTCACGACATGATACGCTAGTAGTACTCCCTGCAGAATCCCTGGAAATTGTACGGATTGCTTCGCGCCAGTCTCGGGTGCTTCCGGGCTAGACGCAGGGCAAAATCGGTGGTCGCACCCGGTTTATGAATTTGACCCTTCTTGTGACTCAGCTCGTGGATCAGGCTGGCGGCCCTGAAGGAGGCTGACGTCCGGTCGAACCACCCCGGACATATCTTGATGCGCAGCCACGGGGAACAGAATGCCGCGTTATTACCCCTGCATCGGAAGGATCGGAACCCGTGCTGGTGCTGAACGATGGCGAACTTCACGGT
This genomic window contains:
- a CDS encoding IS110 family transposase; the protein is MRFYTTTHQYYCGIDLHARVMYLCIISSDGEIVLHRNMKADPESLLKAIEPYRPDIIVGVECIFTWYWIADVCAEEGIPFTLGHALYMKAIHGGKAKNDRIDSGKIAAMLKGGMFPMAYVYPAKMRATRDLLRRRNYLVRKRADLIAHVQNTNSQYNQPAFGISNITHKCRREEILGHFTDPDVYMSMRVNFDLIDQFAVQIRAMEKHVLDNAKNHDPQSLYLLRTIYGIGKVLSLTILYEIGDIDRFPRVQDFASYSRLVKCARESAGKRYGTSGSKIGNVHLKWAFSEASVMFLKGNPEGMKYKKRLERKHGKAKSLSILAHKLGRATYYMLKREKAFDMNKFLRA